In a single window of the Rhodanobacter sp. LX-99 genome:
- a CDS encoding oxidoreductase-like domain-containing protein — translation MNPVDPAALSAPDADDPPPVRPAEPDAADCCGEGCVRCVYDVYEEALERYEAALAAWRARHP, via the coding sequence GTGAATCCCGTTGACCCCGCCGCCTTGTCCGCGCCTGATGCGGACGACCCGCCGCCGGTGCGACCGGCCGAGCCGGATGCCGCCGACTGCTGCGGCGAGGGTTGCGTGCGTTGCGTGTATGACGTCTACGAGGAAGCGCTTGAGCGTTACGAGGCCGCGCTGGCCGCGTGGCGCGCCCGTCATCCCTGA
- a CDS encoding methyltransferase, producing MRPTVLAVLLAVALPAVALAQAANPHEAAISAAVQKALNDPARHADRSDDARRKIGAVMMFAEVKPGQKVLELVPGSGYWTRVFSAIVGPQGHVYTVWPGEMAKYSDKSLAQWQKLAATPHYANVSLLQQPAALLSVSEPVDLVFTAQNYHDYHDPFMGPVDMAGFDKRVYDALKPGGLFVVIDHAAPAGSGLADTDTLHRIDPAVVKQEVEAAGFVFDGESDALRNPADAHDLKVFDKSIRGHTDQFIYRFRKPAK from the coding sequence ATGCGTCCCACTGTCCTTGCTGTGTTGCTTGCCGTCGCCCTTCCTGCCGTGGCCCTGGCCCAGGCTGCGAATCCGCACGAAGCGGCGATTTCCGCCGCGGTACAGAAAGCGCTCAATGATCCGGCCCGCCACGCCGATCGTTCCGATGACGCCCGCCGCAAGATCGGCGCGGTGATGATGTTCGCCGAAGTGAAGCCGGGCCAGAAAGTGCTGGAGCTGGTGCCGGGAAGCGGCTACTGGACGCGCGTGTTCAGCGCCATCGTCGGTCCGCAGGGACACGTCTACACGGTCTGGCCGGGCGAGATGGCGAAGTACTCCGACAAGAGCCTGGCGCAATGGCAGAAGCTGGCCGCCACGCCGCATTACGCCAACGTCAGCCTGTTGCAGCAGCCGGCGGCGCTGTTGAGCGTGTCGGAGCCGGTCGACCTGGTGTTCACCGCGCAGAACTACCACGACTACCATGACCCGTTCATGGGCCCGGTGGACATGGCAGGCTTCGACAAGCGGGTCTACGACGCGCTCAAGCCGGGCGGCCTGTTCGTGGTGATCGACCACGCGGCCCCGGCCGGCTCCGGCCTCGCCGACACCGATACCTTGCACCGCATCGATCCGGCCGTGGTGAAGCAGGAAGTGGAAGCGGCCGGTTTCGTGTTCGACGGCGAGAGCGACGCGCTGCGCAACCCGGCCGATGCACACGACCTCAAGGTGTTCGACAAGTCGATACGCGGCCACACCGACCAGTTCATCTACCGCTTCCGCAAGCCGGCGAAATAA
- a CDS encoding M14 family zinc carboxypeptidase, whose product MRASIRLLLAVLLASGTCGVFAATEPDNSKPYARDPAQPVDQAYTAQILKFTTDPSFNSPLTDYLPASASVPTPDKVLGHIAGAPDYLPHVADVHRYFRALAAASPRVKVFTIGKSEEGREMIAVAIADESLLADLDANKARLAKLADPRRIGMDDATADQLIAQSTPVYYITGAIHSTETGSPTALMELAYRLAVDEAPYIRQIRSHVVTLITPVVEVDGRDRMADLYNWHLAHPGQNYPRLLYWGHYVAHDNNRDAMGMSLNLTRHVADTFVGWHAQVLHDLHESVPFLYDNTVGDGPYNAWIDPILTGEWQQLGWDNVQQMTRLGMPGVFTHGDFDTWSPGYLMFIAAMHNGISRLYETFGNAGADTVQRILDPEEYQRTWYRPNPPLPTVKWSQRNNNNYQQTGLLTALNYFAGNGQQFLKNFYLKSKRSIEKPQQAGPAAYVFPADDKRPGSRAQLLRVLQLQHAEISRTSAPVTVTLPKQDDDKKKAKTRTFPAGSYVVRMDQPYSRIVDTLLDRQYWSPKDPQQHPYDDTGWSMGDLFDVQVVRVTDTAILKAPMSLLDGPIAVPQGLAAVDMPQAKLPRIALMHTWLSTQTEGWWRMALDKLEVPYDYISTQDVAKAGDLRAKYDVILFGPVGDASAQQIIDGLPMWGNPLPWKTTALTPNLGHIDATDDIRPGLGESGVANLKRFVQAGGLLITAEDTAKFAIDVGLAPGVFVTKTDKLKVVGSVLQAKFVDRSGPIATGYSRDELALYSAAGQSFKVSNLVTGDKGLPTAKDFQRPTGRGGPHDTDTPEGRASIAPAALPDVKPWQPLPLNIEQMRNNPWVIPADQRPRVILRYADAKNLLISGLLDGGDEMAERAAVVDARYGKGHVLLFASNPIWRGETIGSYPLVLNAVVNFDKLDTPPAKP is encoded by the coding sequence ATGCGCGCGTCCATCCGGCTCTTGCTCGCCGTGCTGCTGGCATCAGGCACTTGCGGTGTATTTGCGGCGACCGAACCCGACAACTCGAAGCCGTATGCCCGCGACCCGGCCCAGCCGGTCGACCAGGCGTATACGGCGCAGATCCTGAAGTTCACCACCGATCCCTCGTTCAACTCGCCGCTGACCGACTACCTGCCCGCCTCCGCCAGCGTGCCCACGCCGGACAAGGTGCTCGGCCACATCGCCGGCGCACCGGACTACCTGCCCCATGTGGCCGACGTCCACCGCTACTTCCGCGCACTGGCCGCGGCCAGCCCGCGGGTGAAGGTGTTCACCATCGGCAAGAGCGAGGAAGGCCGCGAGATGATCGCGGTGGCGATCGCCGACGAAAGCCTGCTGGCCGACCTCGACGCGAACAAGGCGCGCCTGGCCAAGCTGGCCGATCCGCGCCGCATCGGCATGGACGACGCCACGGCCGACCAGCTGATCGCACAGTCCACGCCGGTCTATTACATCACCGGCGCCATCCACTCCACCGAGACCGGCTCGCCCACCGCGCTGATGGAACTGGCCTACCGCCTCGCGGTGGACGAGGCGCCGTACATCCGGCAGATCCGCTCGCACGTGGTCACCCTGATCACGCCGGTGGTCGAGGTCGACGGCCGCGACCGCATGGCCGACCTGTACAACTGGCACCTGGCGCATCCGGGCCAGAATTACCCGCGGCTGCTGTACTGGGGCCACTACGTGGCGCACGACAACAACCGCGACGCGATGGGGATGTCGCTGAACCTCACCCGCCACGTGGCCGACACCTTCGTCGGCTGGCACGCGCAGGTGCTGCACGACCTGCACGAATCGGTGCCGTTCCTGTACGACAACACCGTGGGCGATGGCCCGTACAACGCATGGATCGACCCCATCCTCACCGGCGAGTGGCAACAGCTGGGCTGGGACAACGTGCAGCAGATGACCCGGCTCGGCATGCCCGGCGTGTTCACCCACGGCGACTTCGACACCTGGAGCCCGGGCTACCTGATGTTCATCGCCGCCATGCACAACGGCATCAGCCGCCTGTACGAAACTTTCGGCAACGCCGGCGCCGACACCGTGCAGCGCATCCTCGACCCCGAGGAATACCAGCGCACCTGGTACCGCCCGAACCCGCCGCTGCCGACCGTCAAGTGGTCGCAGCGCAACAACAACAACTACCAGCAGACCGGCCTGCTCACCGCGCTCAACTACTTCGCCGGCAACGGCCAGCAGTTCCTGAAGAACTTCTACCTGAAGAGCAAGCGCTCGATCGAGAAGCCGCAGCAGGCCGGCCCGGCTGCGTACGTGTTCCCGGCCGACGACAAGCGCCCCGGTTCGCGCGCCCAGCTGCTGCGGGTTCTGCAACTGCAGCACGCGGAGATCAGCCGCACCAGCGCGCCGGTCACGGTCACGCTGCCGAAGCAGGACGACGACAAGAAGAAGGCCAAAACGCGGACCTTCCCCGCCGGCAGCTACGTCGTGCGCATGGACCAGCCGTATTCGCGCATCGTCGACACCCTGCTCGACCGCCAGTACTGGTCGCCGAAGGACCCGCAGCAGCACCCCTACGACGACACCGGCTGGTCGATGGGCGACCTGTTCGACGTGCAGGTGGTGCGGGTGACCGACACCGCGATCCTCAAGGCGCCGATGAGCCTGCTCGACGGGCCGATCGCCGTGCCGCAAGGTCTGGCCGCAGTCGACATGCCGCAGGCGAAGCTGCCGCGCATCGCGCTGATGCACACCTGGCTGAGCACCCAGACCGAAGGCTGGTGGCGCATGGCGCTGGACAAGCTGGAGGTGCCGTACGACTACATCAGCACCCAGGACGTGGCGAAAGCCGGCGACCTGCGCGCGAAGTACGACGTGATCCTGTTCGGTCCGGTCGGCGACGCCAGCGCCCAGCAGATCATCGACGGCCTGCCGATGTGGGGCAATCCGCTGCCGTGGAAGACCACCGCATTGACGCCGAACCTGGGCCATATCGACGCCACCGACGACATCCGCCCCGGACTGGGAGAGAGCGGCGTCGCGAACCTCAAGCGATTCGTGCAGGCCGGCGGCTTGCTGATCACCGCCGAGGACACGGCGAAGTTCGCCATCGATGTCGGCCTGGCGCCGGGCGTGTTCGTCACGAAAACCGACAAGCTGAAAGTCGTCGGCAGCGTGCTGCAGGCGAAGTTCGTCGACCGCAGCGGCCCGATCGCCACCGGTTACAGCCGCGACGAACTGGCGCTGTACAGCGCAGCCGGCCAGTCGTTCAAGGTGTCCAACCTGGTCACCGGCGACAAGGGCCTGCCGACCGCGAAGGATTTCCAGCGCCCGACCGGACGCGGCGGCCCGCACGACACGGACACGCCCGAAGGCCGCGCCTCGATCGCTCCGGCCGCCCTGCCCGACGTCAAGCCATGGCAGCCGCTGCCGCTGAACATCGAGCAGATGCGCAACAACCCGTGGGTGATCCCGGCCGACCAGCGTCCGCGGGTGATCCTGCGCTACGCCGACGCCAAGAACCTCTTGATCTCCGGCCTGCTCGACGGCGGCGACGAGATGGCCGAACGCGCCGCCGTGGTCGACGCCCGCTACGGCAAGGGTCATGTGCTGCTGTTCGCCAGCAACCCGATCTGGCGCGGCGAAACCATCGGCAGCTATCCGCTGGTACTCAACGCGGTCGTGAACTTCGACAAGCTGGATACGCCGCCGGCGAAACCCTAA
- a CDS encoding prolyl oligopeptidase family serine peptidase — protein MLQVNYRGSGGYGYDYERAGWKELGGKMQDDVTDATRWAIAHGIAGPQRICIYGGSHGGSHGGYAALEGAVKEPGLYKCAVGYVGVHDLPLMYRRGDIPQSSFGEAYLKRQLGDDMSVLASHSPINQLDRLKARVMLVVGGEDRRVPPVQGLSLHQALAKRNIAHEWPYKPNEMHGFHDEANRAALHAKLVQFVGSGIGPGVTAASTAGTGDTAAVH, from the coding sequence GTGCTGCAGGTGAACTACCGCGGTTCCGGCGGCTATGGCTACGACTACGAACGCGCCGGCTGGAAGGAGTTGGGCGGCAAGATGCAGGACGACGTCACCGACGCGACCCGCTGGGCGATCGCCCATGGCATCGCCGGCCCGCAACGGATCTGCATCTACGGCGGCAGCCACGGCGGCAGCCACGGCGGCTATGCGGCACTCGAGGGCGCGGTGAAGGAGCCGGGCCTTTACAAGTGCGCAGTCGGCTACGTGGGCGTCCACGACCTGCCCCTGATGTACCGCCGCGGCGATATCCCGCAATCGAGCTTCGGCGAGGCTTACCTCAAGCGCCAGCTGGGCGACGACATGAGCGTGCTGGCCAGCCATTCGCCGATCAACCAGCTCGACAGGCTCAAGGCGCGCGTGATGCTGGTGGTCGGCGGCGAGGACAGGCGCGTGCCGCCCGTCCAGGGCCTCAGCCTGCACCAGGCGCTGGCGAAACGGAATATCGCGCACGAATGGCCGTACAAGCCCAACGAGATGCACGGCTTCCACGACGAAGCCAACCGGGCCGCGCTGCACGCAAAGCTCGTGCAGTTCGTGGGTTCCGGCATCGGCCCCGGCGTGACGGCGGCAAGCACCGCCGGCACCGGCGATACCGCAGCCGTGCACTGA
- a CDS encoding GNAT family N-acetyltransferase, translated as MTAVDVADAGRSRATRPRYRLAGPQDAVAIGVLARRVTRRWILPEQPASAAPPLLLGMSARVIRRKIQAGQRFHLAWCDDGRLVGVAAMREDSHLFQFFVTTRMHGHGIARRLWQRVMRDAVRRAGTRRFTLNASAMAVPVYLHFGFVPSGPLTVSSTGLVVQPMRLDLP; from the coding sequence ATGACAGCCGTCGACGTGGCGGATGCGGGAAGGAGCCGGGCGACGCGCCCCCGCTATCGTCTCGCCGGCCCGCAGGACGCGGTCGCGATCGGTGTGTTGGCGCGTCGGGTGACGCGGCGCTGGATTCTGCCGGAGCAGCCAGCGAGTGCGGCACCGCCGCTGTTGCTGGGCATGAGCGCACGGGTGATCCGCAGGAAGATCCAGGCCGGCCAGCGCTTCCACCTGGCGTGGTGCGACGACGGGCGCCTGGTCGGGGTGGCGGCCATGCGCGAGGATTCCCACCTGTTCCAGTTCTTCGTCACGACCCGCATGCACGGTCACGGTATCGCACGCCGGCTGTGGCAGCGCGTCATGCGCGATGCCGTGCGCCGCGCCGGTACGCGCCGCTTCACCCTGAATGCCTCGGCGATGGCGGTACCGGTGTACCTGCACTTCGGCTTTGTGCCCAGCGGGCCGTTGACGGTCAGCAGTACCGGCCTGGTCGTTCAGCCGATGCGCCTCGATCTGCCATGA
- a CDS encoding GGDEF domain-containing protein: MDQAGRYRLVFACCVLLLLFVAGAAATTATISNDPAQLLRQAENVEPSNHAVFNELMGRLDKVTMTLSPQQKLHLRYLEARRVAFAGNYAAALPLLTALADQAADPVLAFRANANVIDLLVAQSRYEEAFVRLNPLLDQLSQIKENDVRIQGLTATAQLYTEAGQYDASMRYADQLIKESTDAQSACRGWFLKSDALFKSGSAQLPADQLHDGTEACGKAGDTLFSLSFQYLLASFDLRQGHTESAIRVLQESYPKVLQAGFPPQVSQFEATLATAYWKSGDLASAAKFANSALVTNASRQYSESTANAYRVLYEVDKELGDSRGSLAYLEKYVAAHDGYQSRLSAKALAYQIVEQQVLTKKLQIEGLDKKNKILTLQGELDRKAVETSRLYIALLVLVLASIALWTYRIKRSQLHFMRLARRDGLTGIFNRQHFVNEAERLLRYCRKSARDVCLVLIDLDHFKLVNDTHGHAVGDRVLRRAVDACQAHLRSTDVFGRLGGEEFGMLLPECTLDNVLVRVEQMRAAIAAVSSAKDAPGIPISASFGVANAADCSYELRQLMIDADRALYQAKHEGRNRVSLFGVGTRS, translated from the coding sequence ATGGACCAGGCGGGCAGATACAGGTTGGTATTCGCTTGCTGCGTGCTTCTGCTTTTATTTGTAGCGGGCGCGGCTGCTACGACGGCGACCATATCCAACGATCCTGCGCAGTTGCTGAGACAAGCTGAAAACGTCGAGCCCTCCAATCATGCCGTGTTCAATGAGCTGATGGGGCGACTCGACAAGGTCACGATGACGCTCTCACCGCAACAGAAGTTGCATCTACGTTACCTTGAGGCTCGGCGGGTCGCCTTTGCGGGCAACTACGCCGCGGCGTTGCCTTTGTTGACAGCGCTTGCCGATCAAGCCGCGGATCCCGTTCTAGCATTTCGCGCCAACGCCAACGTGATCGACCTGTTGGTTGCCCAATCCCGCTATGAGGAAGCCTTTGTCAGGCTCAATCCATTGTTGGATCAGCTGTCGCAAATAAAGGAAAACGATGTTCGCATCCAAGGTCTCACCGCCACGGCGCAGTTGTACACCGAGGCTGGTCAATACGATGCGTCCATGCGTTATGCCGATCAACTGATCAAGGAGAGCACTGACGCCCAGAGTGCATGCAGGGGCTGGTTCTTGAAGTCCGATGCGCTGTTTAAAAGTGGCAGCGCACAGTTGCCCGCCGATCAGCTTCACGATGGCACGGAGGCATGCGGAAAGGCGGGCGATACACTGTTTTCGCTCAGTTTTCAGTATTTGCTGGCGAGTTTCGACCTGCGGCAGGGGCACACTGAGTCGGCTATTCGCGTGCTGCAAGAGAGCTACCCCAAGGTGCTGCAAGCAGGCTTTCCGCCTCAGGTTTCCCAGTTCGAGGCGACCTTGGCTACGGCTTACTGGAAGAGTGGCGATCTTGCCTCGGCGGCGAAATTTGCCAATAGCGCCCTGGTGACGAATGCCAGCAGGCAGTATTCGGAGTCGACGGCCAACGCCTATCGAGTGCTTTACGAGGTCGACAAGGAACTGGGCGACAGCAGGGGCTCCCTGGCATACCTTGAAAAATACGTAGCTGCCCACGATGGCTATCAGAGCCGGCTCAGCGCGAAAGCACTCGCCTATCAGATCGTCGAACAGCAGGTACTGACGAAAAAACTGCAGATCGAGGGGCTGGACAAGAAGAACAAGATCCTCACCCTTCAGGGAGAGCTGGACCGCAAGGCGGTGGAAACCAGCCGCTTGTACATCGCGTTGCTGGTGCTGGTGCTGGCATCCATTGCGCTGTGGACATACCGGATCAAGCGTTCGCAATTGCACTTCATGCGGCTGGCGCGGCGCGACGGCCTTACCGGCATCTTCAACCGGCAGCACTTCGTCAACGAGGCCGAGCGGCTGTTGCGTTATTGCCGCAAATCGGCGCGCGATGTCTGCCTGGTGCTGATCGACCTGGATCACTTCAAGCTGGTCAACGACACCCATGGGCATGCGGTGGGCGACCGGGTGCTCAGGCGCGCGGTCGATGCCTGCCAGGCGCACCTGCGCTCCACCGACGTGTTCGGCCGTCTCGGCGGGGAGGAGTTCGGCATGTTGCTGCCCGAGTGCACGCTTGACAACGTGCTGGTGCGGGTCGAGCAGATGCGCGCGGCGATCGCCGCCGTTTCGAGCGCCAAGGATGCGCCCGGCATCCCGATCTCGGCCAGCTTCGGCGTGGCCAACGCGGCCGACTGCAGTTATGAGTTGCGGCAGCTGATGATCGATGCCGATCGCGCCCTGTATCAGGCCAAGCACGAGGGGCGCAACCGGGTCAGCCTTTTTGGCGTCGGCACGCGCAGCTGA
- a CDS encoding M28 family peptidase gives MLAALGLIAFSLQAATGPELERAPSINAADFARFDKALSSDAFGGRKPGTIGAQRTTDFLVAEFKRMGLQPGNHGSWYQTVPADSTLLLNTDVTLDVTARGKPLKLAYRTDMVAQTLQAKPEVALKDSPVVFLGYGADAPAWHWNDYRGVDVKGKTVIVLVNDPGFATRDPKLFNGRAMTWYGRWPYKYAEAALQGAAACFIVHTSDAAAGYPWSVLQNGSVGPQLSLPGSVDPSPRLPVAGWLTRDAATRLFAAAGFDFAELERAAARPGFEPVPLHATASITLHNKIGHIESKNVVAMVEGSYKPDEVVVYTAHWDHLGTDPTRQGHQVYAGAIDNGTGLSMLLQIAGAFAHQARPPERSVLFFMPTLEESGLLGSQYYAAKPVFPLNRTVADIAVDALPVIGPARDMTVIGKGQSELEDMLAGVLRKQGRVISPESTPENGFYFRSDHFNFARAGVPAMLASSGLDLLDGGRAAGQKAADDYTAHRYHTTNDVFDPHWNLQGILEDTQALYELGRHLSHAGVWPQWYAGSPFKAARDAMMKPPVKPAAPPSK, from the coding sequence TTGCTGGCTGCCCTGGGCCTGATCGCGTTTTCGCTGCAGGCGGCAACGGGGCCGGAGTTGGAGCGGGCGCCATCGATCAACGCCGCCGATTTCGCGCGCTTCGACAAGGCGCTCAGTTCCGACGCGTTCGGCGGGCGCAAACCCGGCACGATCGGTGCGCAGCGCACCACCGATTTCCTGGTGGCCGAGTTCAAGCGGATGGGTTTGCAGCCGGGCAACCACGGCTCCTGGTACCAGACCGTGCCGGCCGATTCCACCTTGCTGCTGAATACCGACGTCACCCTGGACGTCACCGCCCGCGGCAAGCCGCTGAAGCTGGCATACCGCACCGACATGGTGGCGCAGACTCTGCAGGCGAAACCCGAGGTCGCGCTGAAGGACTCGCCGGTGGTGTTCCTCGGCTACGGCGCGGATGCGCCTGCCTGGCACTGGAACGACTACCGGGGTGTCGACGTGAAGGGCAAGACGGTGATCGTGCTGGTCAACGATCCCGGCTTCGCCACCCGCGACCCGAAGCTGTTCAACGGCCGTGCGATGACTTGGTACGGCCGCTGGCCGTACAAGTATGCGGAAGCTGCGCTGCAGGGCGCCGCCGCCTGCTTCATCGTGCATACCAGCGACGCCGCGGCCGGCTATCCGTGGAGCGTGCTGCAGAACGGTTCGGTCGGGCCGCAACTGAGCCTGCCGGGCAGTGTCGACCCATCGCCGCGGTTGCCGGTGGCCGGCTGGCTGACGCGCGACGCGGCCACCCGGCTGTTCGCCGCCGCCGGCTTCGATTTCGCTGAACTCGAACGGGCCGCAGCGAGGCCGGGCTTCGAGCCGGTGCCGTTGCACGCGACGGCCTCGATCACCCTGCACAACAAGATCGGCCACATCGAATCGAAGAACGTGGTGGCGATGGTCGAGGGCAGCTACAAGCCCGACGAGGTGGTGGTCTACACCGCGCACTGGGATCACCTGGGCACCGATCCGACCCGCCAGGGCCATCAGGTCTATGCCGGCGCGATCGACAACGGCACCGGCCTGAGCATGTTGCTGCAGATCGCCGGCGCGTTCGCGCACCAGGCGCGGCCGCCCGAGCGCAGCGTGCTGTTCTTCATGCCGACGCTGGAGGAATCGGGCCTGCTCGGTTCGCAGTACTACGCGGCGAAGCCGGTGTTCCCGCTGAACCGCACGGTGGCCGACATCGCCGTCGACGCGTTGCCGGTCATCGGCCCTGCACGCGACATGACGGTGATCGGCAAGGGCCAGTCCGAGCTGGAGGACATGCTTGCCGGCGTGCTGCGCAAGCAGGGCCGGGTGATCTCGCCGGAGAGCACGCCGGAGAACGGCTTCTACTTCCGCTCCGATCATTTCAACTTCGCGCGGGCCGGCGTGCCGGCGATGCTGGCCAGCTCCGGCCTCGACCTGCTCGATGGCGGCAGGGCCGCCGGCCAGAAGGCGGCCGACGACTATACGGCGCACCGCTATCACACGACGAACGACGTGTTCGATCCGCACTGGAACCTGCAAGGCATCCTCGAAGATACCCAGGCGCTGTACGAGCTGGGCCGGCACCTCAGCCATGCGGGAGTGTGGCCGCAGTGGTACGCCGGCAGCCCGTTCAAGGCCGCGCGCGATGCCATGATGAAGCCGCCGGTGAAGCCGGCCGCGCCACCGTCGAAATAA
- a CDS encoding transferrin receptor-like dimerization domain-containing protein: MTRYAIRPVLTLTCLLATFAVAAANAPGHADDGPMFGFSTAAATAQQDLERRFDAQLDPAELRSWLKQMSSQPNQVGSPHDRANAEFMLAKFREWGWDAHIETFNVLYPTPKKVALELLGPKPYTAVLKEPAIAGDATSSLAGTLPPYNVYGADGDVSAPLVYANYGMPDDYKELARRGIDVRGKIVLTRYGGGWRGLKPKLAQEHGAVGCLIYSDPHDDGYAKGDVYPQGGWRPAQGVQRGSVADMQVYPGDPLTPGTGSTAGAKRLSLKDATTLLKIPVLPISYADATPLLQALTGPVAPAGWRGALPLTYHVGPSTANVHLTVQSDWGQQPVYDVIATIKGSTEPDQWIVRGNHHDGWVFGAWDPLAGNIALMAEAKAIGGLLKQGWRPQRTLVYASWDGEEPGLLGSTEWAETHAAELQQKAVLYVNSDTNGRGFLGAGGSHSLQHLVNQVASGVADPETHVSVRERLRAHMLVAGSNKNAKPEVKTIAELAAAGGDLPIGALGSGSDYSAFLEHLGIASLDLGFGGEDDNGGIYHSRYDSFDHYVRFGDPSFEYGVALAKVAGHVVLRTANANVLPLRFGDFSRTLDRYVGELHKLVDSTRKATEQQHKLLDGHAFALDADPTRPVAPPARDSDMPAIDLAPLDRAAKQLAQSAKAYQAAYDKRAAAGFDLAAAQRQQLDRLIGSMEQRLTDPSGLPGRAWFKHMIYAPGMLTGYDVKTVPGVREALESRRWNEANHYATLTARVLDRYRAQLDQLTALLDERS, from the coding sequence ATGACCCGATACGCGATACGGCCCGTGCTGACCCTGACCTGCCTGCTGGCGACCTTCGCCGTCGCCGCCGCGAACGCACCCGGCCACGCCGATGACGGCCCCATGTTCGGCTTCAGCACCGCCGCAGCGACCGCCCAACAGGACCTCGAACGGCGCTTCGACGCCCAGCTCGATCCCGCCGAACTGCGCAGCTGGCTCAAGCAGATGTCGTCGCAGCCCAACCAGGTGGGCTCGCCGCACGACCGGGCGAATGCCGAATTCATGCTGGCGAAGTTTCGCGAATGGGGCTGGGACGCGCATATCGAGACCTTCAACGTGCTCTACCCCACGCCGAAAAAGGTGGCGCTGGAACTGCTGGGGCCGAAGCCCTACACCGCCGTGCTGAAGGAGCCGGCCATCGCCGGCGATGCCACCTCCAGCCTCGCCGGCACCCTGCCGCCCTACAACGTCTACGGCGCCGACGGCGACGTCAGCGCACCGCTGGTCTACGCCAACTACGGCATGCCGGACGACTACAAGGAGCTGGCACGGCGCGGCATCGACGTGCGCGGCAAGATCGTGCTCACCCGCTACGGCGGCGGCTGGCGCGGCCTGAAACCGAAGCTGGCACAGGAACACGGCGCGGTCGGCTGCCTGATCTATTCCGACCCGCACGACGACGGCTACGCCAAGGGCGACGTCTATCCGCAAGGCGGCTGGCGTCCGGCGCAGGGCGTGCAGCGCGGTTCGGTGGCCGACATGCAGGTCTATCCCGGCGATCCGCTGACCCCCGGCACGGGTTCCACCGCGGGCGCCAAGCGCCTGTCGCTGAAGGACGCGACGACCCTGCTGAAGATCCCGGTGCTGCCGATCTCCTATGCCGACGCCACCCCGCTGCTGCAGGCATTGACCGGCCCGGTGGCGCCGGCCGGCTGGCGCGGCGCACTGCCGCTGACCTACCACGTCGGCCCGAGCACGGCGAACGTGCACCTGACCGTGCAATCGGACTGGGGCCAGCAACCGGTCTACGACGTGATCGCCACGATCAAGGGCTCGACCGAACCGGACCAGTGGATCGTGCGCGGCAACCACCATGACGGCTGGGTGTTCGGTGCCTGGGACCCGCTGGCCGGCAACATCGCGCTGATGGCCGAGGCCAAGGCCATCGGCGGCCTGCTCAAGCAGGGCTGGCGGCCGCAGCGCACCCTGGTCTACGCCAGCTGGGACGGCGAGGAACCGGGCCTGCTCGGTTCCACCGAATGGGCCGAGACGCACGCCGCCGAGCTGCAGCAGAAGGCCGTGCTGTACGTCAATTCCGACACCAACGGCCGCGGCTTCCTCGGCGCCGGCGGCAGCCACTCGCTGCAGCACCTGGTCAACCAGGTGGCCTCCGGCGTGGCCGACCCGGAAACCCATGTCAGCGTGCGCGAACGCCTGCGCGCGCACATGCTGGTGGCCGGCAGCAACAAGAACGCCAAGCCGGAGGTCAAGACGATCGCCGAGCTGGCCGCGGCCGGCGGCGACCTGCCGATCGGGGCGCTCGGCTCGGGCTCCGACTACAGCGCGTTCCTGGAACACCTCGGCATCGCCTCGCTGGATCTCGGCTTCGGCGGCGAGGACGACAATGGCGGCATCTACCACTCGCGCTACGACTCGTTCGACCATTACGTGCGCTTCGGCGACCCGAGCTTCGAATACGGCGTGGCGCTGGCCAAGGTCGCCGGCCATGTCGTGCTGCGCACGGCCAACGCCAACGTGCTGCCGCTGCGCTTCGGCGACTTCAGCCGCACGCTCGACCGCTACGTCGGCGAACTGCACAAGCTGGTGGACAGCACCCGCAAGGCCACCGAACAGCAACACAAGTTGCTGGACGGCCATGCGTTCGCGCTCGATGCCGACCCGACCCGGCCGGTCGCCCCGCCCGCGCGCGACTCCGACATGCCGGCGATCGACCTTGCCCCACTCGACCGGGCGGCGAAACAGCTCGCGCAAAGCGCCAAGGCCTACCAGGCCGCCTACGACAAGCGTGCCGCCGCCGGCTTCGACCTGGCCGCCGCACAGCGGCAGCAACTGGACCGCTTGATCGGCAGCATGGAGCAGCGCCTCACTGATCCGTCCGGCCTGCCCGGCCGTGCGTGGTTCAAGCACATGATCTACGCCCCCGGCATGCTCACCGGCTATGACGTCAAGACCGTGCCCGGCGTGCGCGAGGCACTCGAGTCGCGTCGATGGAACGAGGCCAACCACTACGCCACGCTCACCGCCAGGGTGCTCGACCGCTACCGTGCGCAACTCGACCAGCTGACAGCACTGCTGGACGAGCGGTCCTAG